From Coffea arabica cultivar ET-39 chromosome 10e, Coffea Arabica ET-39 HiFi, whole genome shotgun sequence, one genomic window encodes:
- the LOC140003751 gene encoding psbP domain-containing protein 3, chloroplastic-like isoform X1, whose translation MALVAEGLRSCCCSIFFLRLQSQYRRRRLSLTQLSHLCTTTKPSSSSPFKLNGGLRKRNTYLTTLNLSCSNVDVDTDDGCWSQHQNQSAAARPTKRRVLLLQGVVAAGSCSLPLALITTPIANANSVAFSRDTDAPAQDYFRVYSDDVNKFQILIPRDWQVGSGEGDGIRSLTAFYPQEPSNSNVSIVITGLGADFTRLESFGKVDAFAETLVSGLDRSWQRPPGVAAKLIDSKAANGLYYIEYTLQNPGESRRHLFSVLGIANNGWYNRLYTLTGQFVEEEAEKYGSTIEKINLVAANEVHYN comes from the exons ATGGCATTGGTGGCTGAAGGCCTCCGCAGCTGCTGCTGTAGCATCTTCTTCTTGCGCCTGCAGTCTCAGTACCGCCGCCGCCGCCTCAGCCTGACTCAGCTCTCCCACTTGTGCACCACCACTAAACCATCATCATCTTCTCCCTTCAAACTCAATg GAGGCCTCCGCAAAAGAAACACCTACCTCACCACCTTAAATCTCTCCTGCTCCAACGTTGATGTTGATACCGATGACGG TTGCTGGAGTCAGCATCAAAACCAATCTGCTGCTGCCCGGCCGACCAAAAGGAGAGTGCTGTTGCTTCAGGGGGTCGTTGCTGCTGGCTCATGTTCCCTCCCTCTTGCGTTAATTACCACTCCCATTGCTAATGCTAATTCTGTTGCTTTTTCAAGAGACACCG ATGCCCCCGCACAAGATTACTTTCGTGTATATTCAGATGATGTTAATAAGTTCCAGATTCTGATACCTCGAG ATTGGCAAGTGGGCAGTGGGGAGGGTGATGGGATAAGGTCGCTCACTGCCTTCTACCCTCAAGAGCCTTCTAATTCAAATG TCAGCATAGTGATCACGGGCCTTGGTGCTGATTTCACCAGATTGGAATCCTTCGGCAAAGTTGATGCTTTTGCAGAAACTCTG GTTAGTGGGTTGGATAGAAGCTGGCAAAGGCCACCGGGTGTTGCAGCAAAACTTATAGATTCCAAAGCTGCTAATG GATTATACTACATCGAGTACACACTCCAAAATCCTGGTGAAAGTCGTAGACACTTATTTTCGGTGCTTGGAATAGCAAATAATGGTTGGTACAATAGATTGTATACTCTCACTGGGCAG TTTGTTGAAGAGGAGGCAGAGAAATATGGTTCCACAATCGAGAAG ATTAATCTAGTTGCTGCAAATGAGGTTCATTATAATTAG
- the LOC140003751 gene encoding psbP domain-containing protein 3, chloroplastic-like isoform X2 encodes MALVAEGLRSCCCSIFFLRLQSQYRRRRLSLTQLSHLCTTTKPSSSSPFKLNGGLRKRNTYLTTLNLSCSNVDVDTDDGCWSQHQNQSAAARPTKRRVLLLQGVVAAGSCSLPLALITTPIANANSVAFSRDTDAPAQDYFRVYSDDVNKFQILIPRDWQVGSGEGDGIRSLTAFYPQEPSNSNVSIVITGLGADFTRLESFGKVDAFAETLVSGLDRSWQRPPGVAAKLIDSKAANGLYYIEYTLQNPGESRRHLFSVLGIANNGWYNRLYTLTGQFVEEEAEKYGSTIEKAVASFRLI; translated from the exons ATGGCATTGGTGGCTGAAGGCCTCCGCAGCTGCTGCTGTAGCATCTTCTTCTTGCGCCTGCAGTCTCAGTACCGCCGCCGCCGCCTCAGCCTGACTCAGCTCTCCCACTTGTGCACCACCACTAAACCATCATCATCTTCTCCCTTCAAACTCAATg GAGGCCTCCGCAAAAGAAACACCTACCTCACCACCTTAAATCTCTCCTGCTCCAACGTTGATGTTGATACCGATGACGG TTGCTGGAGTCAGCATCAAAACCAATCTGCTGCTGCCCGGCCGACCAAAAGGAGAGTGCTGTTGCTTCAGGGGGTCGTTGCTGCTGGCTCATGTTCCCTCCCTCTTGCGTTAATTACCACTCCCATTGCTAATGCTAATTCTGTTGCTTTTTCAAGAGACACCG ATGCCCCCGCACAAGATTACTTTCGTGTATATTCAGATGATGTTAATAAGTTCCAGATTCTGATACCTCGAG ATTGGCAAGTGGGCAGTGGGGAGGGTGATGGGATAAGGTCGCTCACTGCCTTCTACCCTCAAGAGCCTTCTAATTCAAATG TCAGCATAGTGATCACGGGCCTTGGTGCTGATTTCACCAGATTGGAATCCTTCGGCAAAGTTGATGCTTTTGCAGAAACTCTG GTTAGTGGGTTGGATAGAAGCTGGCAAAGGCCACCGGGTGTTGCAGCAAAACTTATAGATTCCAAAGCTGCTAATG GATTATACTACATCGAGTACACACTCCAAAATCCTGGTGAAAGTCGTAGACACTTATTTTCGGTGCTTGGAATAGCAAATAATGGTTGGTACAATAGATTGTATACTCTCACTGGGCAG TTTGTTGAAGAGGAGGCAGAGAAATATGGTTCCACAATCGAGAAG GCTGTTGCTTCTTTCAGATTAATCTAG
- the LOC140015284 gene encoding AT-hook motif nuclear-localized protein 10-like, which translates to MSASEAGGGGGGEVITATITRDNTSFSLPSIQKSPPPPPAPPQPQSLLHSLSFAYPNDPPNLYKPPLSASSPPYQPATADSSAPASSGLLLSNNVNLNSGADTVKRKRGRPRKYGPDGSIAMALMPSPPPTAAAPPPPGVHFSPSLHQPPSLAVPPPSGMPSSPSPSTKKARGRPPGSGKKQPVEALGSVGIGFTPHVITVKAGEDVSAKIMSFSQHGPRAVCILSANGAISNVTLRQTATSGGTATYEGRFDILSLSGSFLLSEVGGQRSRTGGLSISLAGPDGRVLGGCVAGLLTAASPVQVIVGSFVADGRKESKTVNHVAEPSHAPLKVNPSGASSPPSRGTLSLSESSGSPLNHSTGACNNVSAQGMPWK; encoded by the exons ATGTCAGCGTCTGAGGCTGGAGGTGGAGGAGGAGGGGAAGTGATCACTGCTACCATCACCAGGGACAACACCTCATTCTCCCTCCCGTCCATCCAGAAATCTCCGCCACCTCCTCCCGCTCCCCCCCAGCCCCAGTCCCTCCTCCACAGCCTGTCTTTCGCCTACCCCAACGACCCACCTAATCTCTACAAACCTCCTCTCTCAGCCTCTTCCCCGCCATACCAGCCCGCCACCGCCGACTCCTCCGCCCCTGCCTCCTCTGGTCTGCTGCTTTCTAACAATGTCAACCTCAATTCTGGTGCCGACACCGTCAAGCGCAAGAGAGGAAGGCCCAGAAAGTACGGCCCAGATGGTTCCATAGCCATGGCTCTCATGCCCTCTCCTCCTCCAACTGCTGCTGCTCCGCCTCCACCTGGCGTACATTTCTCTCCATCACTGCACCAGCCTCCCTCTCTTGCTGTTCCTCCACCTTCTGGTATGCCGTCATCACCGTCACCTTCCACCAAGAAGGCTAGAGGCAGGCCACCTGGTTCTGGCAAAAAGCAACCAGTTGAAGCTTTGG GATCGGTTGGAATAGGATTTACACCGCATGTCATAACTGTCAAAGCTGGGGAG GACGTGTCTGCCAAAATAATGTCCTTTTCTCAGCATGGCCCTAGAGCCGTCTGTATTTTGTCTGCAAATGGGGCCATATCAAATGTGACTCTTCGTCAAACTGCAACATCCGGCGGAACTGCAACTTACGAG GGTCGGTTTGATATTCTGTCTCTTTCTGGTTCATTTTTGCTATCTGAAGTTGGTGGCCAGCGGAGCAGAACTGGTGGGCTAAGCATCTCATTGGCTGGACCAGATGGACGGGTTCTTGGTGGTTGTGTGGCAGGTCTTCTGACTGCTGCATCCCCTGTTCAG GTCATTGTTGGCAGTTTTGTGGCTGATGGTCGCAAGGAGTCGAAAACAGTTAACCATGTGGCGGAGCCTTCACACGCTCCATTGAAGGTTAATCCCAGCGGGGCCAGCAGCCCTCCATCTCGCGGGACTCTCAGTCTCAGTGAATCTTCTGGCAGCCCATTAAATCACAGCACTGGGGCCTGCAATAATGTTAGTGCACAAGGCATGCCGTGGAAATAA
- the LOC140015283 gene encoding uncharacterized protein encodes MHLSENEGIEKKRFVVTGGAGFVGSALCLELVRRGALSVKAFDLNIHSSFSDRLRQQGVHLIQGDVTCKEDVEKALRGVDCVFHLASYGMSGKEMLQYGRVDEVNINGTCHVLDACLHQGIARLVYVSTYNVVFGGQEIVNGNETLPYFPMDHHVDPYGRSKAIAEQLVLKTNGRPLRNTNKNGKCLYTCAVRPAAIYGPGEERHLPRIVNFAKLGLLPFRVGNPSVKTDWVYVDNLVLALLLASMGLLDDIPGKEGSPIAAGQPYFISDGSPVNSFEFLHPLLNSLDYELPKASLAVRHALLLGNFFWAFYSFMYPWLNRSWLPQPLMLPAEVYKVGVTHYFSFVKAKEELGYIPMVSPREGMAATISHWQDKKRRNLDGPTIYAWLFCVIGMLSLFAAAYLPDFGPVPLVRSFSLLFLRSVTALRLLFLISAALHVGEAIYAWNLAKKVDPANSKGWFWQTFALGFFSLRFLLKRAKRLR; translated from the exons ATGCATTTGAGCGAGAACGAAGGGATAGAGAAAAAGAGGTTTGTGGTGACGGGTGGGGCGGGATTCGTGGGTTCCGCCCTCTGCCTTGAGCTGGTCAGGAGAGGGGCGCTCTCAGTCAAGGCCTTTGATCTTAATATCCACTCTTCCTTCTCCGACCGTCTCCGCCAACAGGGAGTCCACTTGATCCAAG GGGATGTTACTTGCAAAGAAGATGTGGAAAAGGCGTTGCGCGGGGTGGACTGTGTATTCCACCTGGCCTCTTATGGCATGTCCGGGAAGGAAATGCTCCAGTACGGTCGGGTGGACGAGGTGAACATCAATGGGACTTGCCATGTCTTGGATGCTTGCCTCCACCAGGGGATCGCCAGGCTTGTATATGTCAGCACCTACAATGTTGTGTTTGGTGGACAAGAAATTGTGAATGGCAATGAAACTCTACCTTACTTCCCCATGGATCACCACGTTGATCCTTATGGTCGTAGTAAAGCTATTGCCGAGCAACTGGTTTTGAAGACTAATGGCCGCCCCCTCAG GAACACaaacaaaaatggaaaatgcctgTACACGTGTGCTGTGCGTCCTGCTGCAATTTATGGGCCTGGCGAAGAAAGGCACCTGCCGAGGATTGTAAATTTTGCCAAGTTAGGTCTGCTGCCGTTTAGAGTTGGAAATCCAAGTGTGAAAACTGACTGGGTTTATGTGGACAACCTTGTACTAGCCCTACTGTTAGCCAGCATGGGACTTTTGGATGACATCCCTGGAAAAGAAGGATCTCCCATTGCTGCTGGCCAGCCTTACTTCATATCTGAcg GTTCTCCAGTCAATAGTTTCGAGTTCCTCCATCCACTGCTCAATAGTTTAGATTATGAACTCCCAAAGGCGTCATTAGCTGTTCGCCATGCTCTGCTTTTAGGGAATTTCTTTTGGGCTTTCTACAGTTTTATGTACCCGTGGTTGAATCGATCATGGCTTCCTCAACCACTGATGCTTCCCGCTGAAGTGTACAAG GTTGGTGTAACCCATTACTTCTCCTTTGTGAAAGCAAAAGAGGAGCTTGGGTACATCCCTATGGTGAGTCCTCGCGAGGGTATGGCAGCAACCATCTCGCATTGGCAAGACAAGAAGAGGAGAAATTTGGATGGGCCTACAATATATGCATGGCTGTTCTGTGTGATTGGAATGCTTTCACTATTTGCCGCTGCTTACCTTCCAGATTTTGGACCTGTTCCCCTAGTTAGATCTTTTAGTCTTCTGTTCCTGCGTTCTGTGACAGCATTGAGGTTGCTTTTCCTTATATCGGCTGCATTACATGTTGGTGAAGCTATATATGCTTGGAATCTTGCGAAAAAGGTGGATCCTGCAAATTCCAAGGGATGGTTTTGGCAAACTTTTGCTTTGGGGTTTTTTTCTTTGCGTTTCTTGTTGAAGAGAGCCAAAAGATTGAGGTGA
- the LOC113712207 gene encoding heavy metal-associated isoprenylated plant protein 28, with translation METVEMKVEMAGIHEKRLRKCLSKLKGIEKVEVDGKSEKVTVTGCPHRNKILKAVRRGGLRADFWSPQNELLLLNAYASSAAAAPFPFNNFTFFF, from the exons ATGGAG ACCGTAGAAATGAAGGTGGAGATGGCTGGGATACACGAGAAAAGACTCCGGAAATGTCTGTCAAAGTTGAAGG GGATAGAGAAAGTGGAAGTGGACGGAAAGAGTGAGAAGGTAACGGTGACCGGATGCCCCCATCGCAACAAGATCCTGAAAGCAGTGAGGAGAGGTGGCCTCAGAGCTGATTTCTGGTCTCCTCAAAATGAGCTCCTGCTCCTCAATGCATATGCCTCCTCCGCCGCAGCAGCCCCCTTCCCCTTCAACAATTTCACCTTCTTCTTCTAG